A region of Faecalibacterium taiwanense DNA encodes the following proteins:
- a CDS encoding S24 family peptidase translates to MKKKTALTIMHIAPSTVCYDAVAARDSNEVGLILAAVRKRNGYSLVTFSELLRHYGVDVSDKGISKWEKGYTTPSIYQLVAICHALNIKEGPSYFTKTFQKPALLNAIGQKKVAEYEMDLIASRRYQPGTEEPAKIDCITMPVSELPVSAGLGAFLEGEMFQQIQVPASSVPAGTEFGIYVSGDSMEPRYHDGQIVWVKRCEELECGDIGIFVYDDCGYLKKYDEHTPDKSQAEFFTDSYGVVHNQPVLVSLNTKYSPILISPEQRFEIVGKVLN, encoded by the coding sequence ATGAAAAAGAAAACTGCGCTCACCATAATGCACATAGCCCCATCCACGGTGTGCTATGATGCAGTCGCCGCAAGGGATAGTAATGAGGTTGGTCTGATTCTCGCAGCTGTACGAAAAAGGAATGGCTATTCACTTGTAACTTTCTCCGAACTTCTCCGCCACTATGGCGTCGATGTCAGTGACAAGGGAATCAGTAAATGGGAAAAAGGATACACCACTCCCAGCATCTACCAACTGGTTGCAATCTGCCACGCATTGAACATCAAGGAAGGACCTTCCTACTTTACAAAGACCTTTCAGAAACCCGCCCTTCTAAATGCCATCGGGCAAAAAAAAGTCGCCGAGTACGAAATGGACTTGATTGCATCTCGGCGCTACCAGCCAGGCACAGAAGAGCCTGCGAAAATCGACTGCATAACGATGCCAGTATCAGAGTTGCCAGTATCGGCAGGTCTAGGAGCTTTTCTTGAAGGTGAAATGTTTCAACAGATACAGGTGCCTGCCAGTAGCGTTCCGGCAGGGACTGAGTTTGGGATATACGTTAGTGGCGATAGTATGGAGCCGCGTTATCATGACGGACAAATCGTATGGGTGAAGCGCTGCGAAGAACTTGAATGCGGGGATATCGGGATATTCGTATATGATGACTGCGGATATCTGAAAAAATACGATGAACATACCCCAGATAAGTCTCAAGCAGAGTTCTTTACCGACAGCTATGGCGTGGTGCATAACCAACCGGTTTTGGTTTCTCTTAACACCAAATATTCGCCAATCCTTATATCTCCAGAGCAAAGATTTGAGATCGTTGGAAAAGTTTTGAACTAA
- a CDS encoding helix-turn-helix transcriptional regulator — protein MDTIKRVQDLMQERDMNLCVLTKKCGISYSTIQSTARRGGQLSVETIERICQGLGITLKDFFDSSYL, from the coding sequence GTGGATACGATCAAACGTGTTCAGGATTTGATGCAAGAGCGTGATATGAATCTGTGTGTGTTGACAAAAAAATGCGGGATATCGTACTCCACAATCCAAAGTACTGCCCGTCGAGGAGGGCAGTTAAGCGTAGAGACGATTGAAAGAATTTGTCAGGGTTTGGGAATTACATTAAAAGACTTCTTCGATTCTTCATATTTGTAA
- a CDS encoding DUF6061 family protein, with the protein MNKLISCHYNMDTNRVEARFEDGTTLAIDCIAVEDEYGNTPAQRAELDWLLYNKPLEYAQMVLRGEIEHYLSLGCDHGRLED; encoded by the coding sequence ATGAACAAATTGATTTCCTGCCACTATAACATGGACACTAACCGGGTGGAAGCCCGGTTCGAGGATGGCACTACCCTTGCCATCGACTGCATCGCCGTGGAGGACGAATACGGCAACACCCCGGCACAGCGGGCAGAACTAGACTGGCTGCTGTACAATAAACCGCTGGAGTACGCACAGATGGTGCTGAGAGGGGAGATTGAGCATTATCTCTCGCTTGGTTGCGACCATGGAAGATTGGAAGATTGA
- the cls gene encoding cardiolipin synthase yields MKQDTLEGKAKTKNGVKRLCFSIICILLEVIFIITIVTRLNEYAEVINLFTRILSGILVLGLYASNKTSSMKMPWVILILIFPIMGVGLYLLIGLNGGTHKMRERYAEIDSKLLPMLPDSQECLSRIKETIPKAGNIASYIQRNSQYPIYQNTDIVYFDEAVKGLEAQLKDLEKAQKFIFMEYHAIEDAEAWHKIQDVLEERVKAGVEVRVFYDDMGSIGFINTDFVKKMETIGIHCRVFNPFMPGLNLFLNNRDHRKITVIDGKVGFTGGYNLANEYFNYTHPYGQWKDTGIRLEGDAVQSLTVTFLEMWNAVSEKATNDTDFSKYIIHYDYKAQQTGFVQPYADSPMDNEQVGEEVYISMINKAEKYCWFMTPYLIITDEMTHALCLAAKRGVDVRIITPGIPDKKFIYSVTRSFYHGLVKHGVRVYEWTPGFCHAKMSVADDCMATCGTINLDYRSLYHHFENGCFMADCQAVVEIKNDLIRTMGECRDVTDQYQTGRSAYLRLGQLFMRLFAGLL; encoded by the coding sequence ATGAAACAAGATACTTTAGAGGGCAAAGCAAAAACAAAAAATGGGGTAAAACGGCTGTGTTTTTCCATAATCTGCATTCTTCTGGAAGTGATTTTTATTATTACTATCGTAACACGCTTGAATGAATATGCAGAAGTCATAAATTTATTTACAAGGATTTTGAGTGGGATCTTGGTTTTGGGATTGTACGCATCAAATAAGACATCCTCTATGAAAATGCCTTGGGTCATCTTAATTCTAATTTTCCCAATTATGGGTGTAGGCCTGTATTTGTTGATTGGTTTGAATGGTGGCACACATAAAATGCGTGAGCGGTATGCAGAAATTGATAGCAAATTGTTACCAATGCTTCCGGACAGTCAGGAGTGTTTGAGCAGAATAAAAGAAACAATTCCGAAAGCAGGAAATATAGCAAGTTACATACAAAGAAATTCGCAGTATCCAATCTATCAGAATACGGATATTGTGTATTTTGATGAAGCAGTGAAAGGATTAGAGGCACAGCTTAAGGATTTGGAGAAAGCACAAAAGTTTATCTTTATGGAATATCATGCGATAGAAGACGCTGAAGCATGGCATAAGATTCAAGATGTTCTGGAAGAGCGAGTAAAAGCAGGTGTGGAAGTTAGAGTATTCTACGATGATATGGGTTCTATAGGCTTTATTAACACAGATTTTGTGAAAAAAATGGAGACAATAGGAATTCATTGCCGTGTATTCAATCCGTTTATGCCAGGTTTAAATCTGTTTTTGAACAATCGTGATCATAGAAAAATAACAGTTATTGATGGAAAAGTCGGATTTACAGGTGGATATAATCTAGCAAACGAATATTTTAATTACACACACCCGTATGGACAGTGGAAAGATACAGGTATTCGTTTAGAAGGAGATGCTGTTCAGTCGCTTACAGTGACATTTTTAGAAATGTGGAATGCTGTTAGTGAAAAAGCTACGAATGATACTGATTTTAGTAAATACATTATTCATTACGATTATAAAGCACAGCAAACAGGTTTTGTTCAGCCTTATGCAGACAGTCCTATGGATAATGAGCAGGTCGGAGAAGAAGTTTATATCAGTATGATAAATAAAGCTGAAAAATATTGTTGGTTTATGACTCCATATCTAATCATAACAGATGAAATGACGCATGCGTTATGTCTGGCTGCTAAGCGAGGGGTAGACGTAAGAATTATCACACCTGGTATCCCTGATAAAAAATTCATTTATAGTGTAACTCGTTCTTTTTATCATGGATTAGTTAAACATGGTGTTCGTGTTTATGAGTGGACTCCTGGTTTCTGTCATGCAAAAATGAGTGTGGCAGATGACTGTATGGCAACTTGTGGAACAATTAATTTGGATTATCGAAGTTTATATCACCATTTTGAAAACGGCTGTTTTATGGCAGATTGTCAGGCAGTTGTGGAAATAAAAAATGATCTGATAAGAACGATGGGAGAATGTCGTGATGTGACAGACCAATATCAAACCGGACGAAGTGCATATTTGCGACTGGGACAATTATTTATGAGATTATTTGCTGGATTGCTATAA
- a CDS encoding phospholipase D family protein — MKKHKICKILLVILAIFLCVAFYELLGICVAYKKQPEVSNTTKKETKNGSWNECSENTERAVIIEKNPEALLQRVRLIKNAKKEIILSTFAFQSDESGKLILGALHDAADRGVHIRLLVDGMESWIDMEGNPYFYGLSSHENVEIKLYNKANPLKPWKIMGRMHDKYLIADGKRYILGGRNTYNYFLGDFPGHKNYDRDVLVVCDEPEKENSVNQLLEYFETIWEQEDSDYFHDNKKLANRKSVKNAVLELKNGYQKYFEENKERICDTDYTDETFETEKIALVSNPIHTGSKEPVVWYQLGELMKNAKNRVKIHTPYIICNDMMYNTWEEIAENVSDFSIMTNSVANNGNPFGAADYAKNRNRILSTGINIWEYEGGYSYHGKSILIDDDLSVIGSFNMDMRSAYLDTELMLVIRSKDINKQLEEGMMEYERVSRQVLEDGTYRDPYHVEPIELTKKRQRKIFLVQHLLGWARYLF, encoded by the coding sequence ATGAAAAAGCATAAAATATGTAAAATCCTTCTTGTTATACTGGCAATTTTTTTATGTGTGGCTTTTTATGAATTGCTCGGAATCTGCGTTGCATATAAAAAGCAGCCGGAAGTGTCCAATACAACCAAAAAAGAAACAAAAAATGGGTCATGGAACGAATGCAGTGAAAATACAGAACGGGCAGTAATCATAGAAAAGAATCCAGAAGCGCTTTTACAAAGAGTGCGTTTGATCAAGAATGCAAAAAAGGAAATTATTCTTTCTACTTTTGCATTTCAATCCGATGAAAGTGGAAAATTGATCTTAGGAGCACTGCATGATGCGGCAGACAGAGGTGTACATATTCGTCTGTTAGTAGATGGAATGGAGAGCTGGATTGATATGGAAGGAAATCCGTATTTCTATGGATTATCTTCCCATGAGAATGTTGAAATTAAACTGTATAATAAGGCCAATCCGTTGAAACCGTGGAAAATAATGGGTAGAATGCATGATAAATATTTGATTGCAGATGGAAAGAGATATATTCTTGGGGGAAGAAATACATACAATTATTTCCTGGGTGATTTTCCGGGACATAAGAACTATGACAGAGACGTGTTAGTGGTTTGCGATGAACCTGAGAAAGAAAATTCAGTTAACCAGTTGTTAGAGTATTTTGAAACGATATGGGAACAAGAAGACAGTGATTATTTTCATGACAATAAAAAACTGGCAAATAGAAAATCTGTAAAGAACGCAGTTTTAGAGCTGAAGAACGGCTATCAGAAATATTTTGAAGAGAATAAGGAAAGAATCTGCGATACCGATTACACGGACGAAACTTTTGAGACAGAAAAGATTGCATTAGTGTCAAATCCTATTCACACAGGTTCCAAAGAACCAGTAGTGTGGTATCAGTTGGGAGAATTGATGAAAAATGCAAAAAATCGTGTGAAGATCCACACGCCATATATTATCTGTAATGATATGATGTATAATACATGGGAGGAGATTGCAGAGAACGTTTCAGATTTTTCTATCATGACAAATTCAGTTGCGAATAATGGGAATCCATTTGGGGCTGCCGATTATGCGAAAAACAGAAATAGAATCTTAAGTACAGGGATTAATATCTGGGAATATGAAGGCGGTTATTCATACCACGGAAAAAGTATTCTGATTGACGATGATCTGTCTGTAATCGGTTCCTTTAATATGGACATGAGAAGTGCATATCTGGATACGGAACTGATGCTTGTAATTCGCAGTAAAGATATTAATAAACAGTTGGAAGAGGGCATGATGGAATATGAAAGAGTGTCCCGCCAGGTATTGGAAGATGGAACCTATCGTGATCCATATCATGTAGAGCCAATCGAATTAACAAAGAAACGTCAGAGAAAAATATTTTTGGTACAGCATCTGCTTGGATGGGCAAGGTATCTGTTTTAA
- a CDS encoding response regulator transcription factor, whose translation MGKVSVLIRRKENVFQILIVEDDKELSQLFQKVLEKNGYQVKSASDGAQALEVLVKEYIDLIISDIMMPVMDGYELVSELRSAGYQIPVLMITAKGSFDDMRQGFLSGSDDYMVKPVNVNEMVLRVGALLRRAQILNEHKIVIGSTEFDYDAMTVTTDKESLALPKKEFLLLYKLAASPGRIFTKQQLMDEVWGYETEADPHTIEVHIGRIRERFKDNPDFEIVTMRGIGYKVVKK comes from the coding sequence ATGGGCAAGGTATCTGTTTTAATAAGGAGGAAGGAAAACGTGTTTCAAATATTGATTGTAGAAGATGATAAAGAATTAAGCCAGCTATTCCAAAAAGTGCTTGAGAAGAATGGATATCAAGTCAAAAGTGCATCGGATGGAGCACAGGCATTAGAAGTATTGGTTAAGGAATATATTGATCTGATCATTTCTGATATTATGATGCCGGTTATGGATGGTTATGAACTGGTGTCGGAACTCCGTTCAGCAGGATATCAGATACCTGTACTTATGATCACTGCGAAAGGTTCCTTTGATGATATGCGCCAGGGATTTCTTTCGGGAAGTGACGATTATATGGTAAAACCGGTAAATGTGAATGAAATGGTTTTAAGAGTCGGAGCACTGCTTCGCCGTGCACAGATACTGAATGAACACAAAATTGTGATCGGCTCAACAGAGTTTGATTACGATGCAATGACGGTTACAACTGATAAGGAAAGTCTTGCTTTGCCTAAAAAAGAATTCCTGCTTTTATATAAGCTTGCAGCTTCGCCAGGCAGAATATTTACAAAACAACAGTTGATGGATGAAGTATGGGGATACGAGACGGAGGCAGACCCACATACGATAGAGGTACATATAGGAAGAATCAGGGAGCGTTTTAAAGATAACCCTGATTTTGAAATCGTAACAATGCGTGGAATTGGATACAAGGTGGTGAAAAAATAA
- a CDS encoding HAMP domain-containing sensor histidine kinase: MEQKKEKGLRIRSCLTGAIWLALVFSTVISALLFAFLNHFFNLPGSIPVLGWLLIFNTLIAGLITSFINAKLLEPITRLSKAMKEVSRGDFEQHLETNSRIAEVGESYQSFNVMTKELRATEVLQMDFVSDVSHEFKTPINAIEGYTMLLQGEELSPDQEEYVEKILFNTQRLSGLVGNILLLSKLENQNIPMKKTEYRLDEQIRQAVLSLETKWTEKEIGFQVELEEVKYTANEGLFMHVWINLLDNAIKFSPSKGTITMFLKQEQDSVKFILEDEGPGIEDDVKSRIFDKFYQVDGSHKAEGNGLGLALVKRIVDSAGGTIKAENREYGGCRFVIELPKQKDEII; this comes from the coding sequence ATGGAACAAAAGAAAGAAAAAGGATTGCGGATCCGATCCTGTCTGACTGGTGCAATCTGGCTGGCACTTGTATTTTCAACAGTCATATCTGCTTTATTATTTGCTTTTTTGAATCATTTTTTTAATCTGCCGGGCAGCATACCTGTGCTTGGCTGGCTTTTGATTTTCAATACATTGATTGCAGGGCTGATCACTTCCTTTATTAATGCAAAGTTACTGGAACCAATTACAAGACTTAGTAAAGCAATGAAGGAAGTTTCTCGGGGAGATTTTGAACAGCATTTGGAAACGAATAGCCGTATAGCAGAAGTTGGAGAATCTTATCAAAGTTTTAACGTTATGACAAAAGAACTTCGTGCAACAGAGGTGCTGCAGATGGATTTTGTATCTGATGTTTCTCATGAGTTTAAGACCCCGATTAATGCCATTGAAGGATATACAATGCTGCTTCAGGGAGAAGAACTGTCTCCGGATCAAGAGGAATATGTAGAAAAAATCTTATTTAACACCCAAAGACTTTCCGGATTGGTTGGTAATATTTTGCTGTTATCCAAGTTAGAGAATCAGAATATACCAATGAAAAAAACAGAATATCGTCTGGATGAACAGATCCGCCAGGCAGTTCTTTCATTGGAAACAAAATGGACAGAAAAAGAAATTGGTTTTCAGGTAGAATTGGAGGAAGTTAAATATACTGCGAATGAAGGACTTTTTATGCATGTCTGGATAAATCTTTTAGATAATGCGATTAAGTTCAGCCCTTCAAAGGGGACAATTACGATGTTTCTGAAACAAGAACAGGATTCTGTTAAGTTCATTCTGGAAGATGAAGGACCAGGAATAGAGGATGATGTAAAATCCAGAATATTTGACAAGTTCTATCAGGTAGATGGATCTCATAAAGCAGAAGGAAATGGCCTAGGTCTTGCACTTGTAAAACGGATTGTAGATAGTGCCGGAGGAACAATCAAAGCAGAAAACCGTGAATATGGTGGATGCAGATTTGTTATAGAGCTGCCAAAGCAGAAAGATGAGATTATCTAG